A window of Primulina huaijiensis isolate GDHJ02 chromosome 9, ASM1229523v2, whole genome shotgun sequence contains these coding sequences:
- the LOC140984732 gene encoding kinesin-like protein KIN-12F isoform X1 yields MAKANSEVHESNRFFESITASAPFINLLQKSKVKTMPVRRNKFRSDGENVVPTDPNIQISDPPLSPSIPFFKKSALKPKESTASVIQENVSEAPDAPVKVVVRIRPVNGLGIGDTLVRKVSEESVVIAERKFTFDSVMDSNSTQEDVYRLIGAPLVKDSLSGYNTTIVAYGKTGSGKTYTMWGPPSAMIEGPSSSGLQGIVPRIFKNVFSEIQKEQDNTGGRQTNYQFRCSFLEVYGEKIGDLLHPIQRNLVLKDDPKNGFYVENLSEEYVNNYEDVTQILIKGLSNRKIGATSVNSKSSRSHIMFTCIIESWCKETSSKCFGSSKTSRISLVDLAGFERSAPEDASRQHLKERKYIMKTISQLGNLVNILTDGTQSGKTEDASYRSSSLTHVLRDSFGGNAKLSIICAVSPDNKSKSETLSTLRFGLRAKFVKNEPVINEITEDDVNDLSDQIRQLKEELMRAKSSTCDLLSSGGQFRGGNVRESLNHLRRSLNRSLILPRIDKDSETDLCIDKDDVKELKLQIDNIRVSHDENVREDSENGESSALLYSAEGCETGFSCEHYLSCSEDSENEEINSCETHTKLPHLKNVTQVEEVDQISKNSIVTDPLAGDLQDPVFSESPKIKSSQRKSLIFLSNHLSNQKDAIQTSKSLDVLRQSHQQSDLCNSSLRSSTIFPGPTESLAASLHRGLQIIDYHQKNSAKTRSSASFSFEHLALKPSLSVDKGSTFVETSPVNCQSSDPSSASFVCIKCQSRESEDSLKTQIITVDASEHSNGLGIPVTKDVEKDLALAAEREKELGSKCNEQAAEIEYLRKLLEQHMCEANQADVRECNNSSSFSDTKKQLPPINEDEHDKCRSKDVENQLVAAFHGDENLDSEVVKEQCEIKEVQEDLNHSMKKSFSAEEKEALIKEIETLKTQLQMYTDTPTRRSTDKLRSSLLSQSIQFRKSCVNSQGISGGEFEKERQKWMEMESDWISLTDELRIDIEINRHRAEQVELELRLEKKCTEELDDAFKRSVIGQARMIEHYAELQETYNDIVLKHRAIMESIAEVKRAAAKAGSKGRHGSRFAKAFAAELSSSRAERERERELLKKENQNLKIQLKDTAEAVHAAGELLVRLREVEEAASVAEEKNTMIEEENDKLKKQMEKLKRKHKMEIITMKQYLAQSRLPEAALQRPLYREDSDVKHDDHVYDDDQAWRAEFGAIYQDHYSGFN; encoded by the exons ATGGCGAAGGCCAATTCCGAGGTACATGAGAGCAACAGATTCTTTGAAAGCATAACAGCGTCCGCTCCTTTCATAAATTTGCTTCAGAAATCGAAAGTAAAGACAATGCCAGTACGCCGGAATAAATTCAGATCTGATGGTGAAAACGTTGTCCCGACTGATCCCAACATTCAGATCAGCGATCCTCCACTGTCCCCTTCAATCCCATTCTTCAAAAAATCAGCATTAAAACCCAAAGAATCCACCGCATCTGTGATTCAAGAAAATGTGTCTGAAGCTCCAGATGCACCGGTCAAG GTTGTGGTAAGGATTAGGCCGGTGAATGGTCTTGGAATTGGAGATACTTTGGTCAGAAAAGTTTCAGAGGAATCGGTGGTTATTGCTGAAAGGAAGTTTACATTTGACTCGGTGATGGACTCAAATTCAACTCAG GAGGACGTCTACCGATTGATTGGTGCTCCTTTGGTCAAGGATTCTCTATCAGGTTATAACACAACAATTGTGGCTTATGGAAAG ACTGGAAGTGGGAAGACTTATACTATGTGGGGACCCCCAAGTGCAATGATTGAAGGTCCGTCATCAAGTGGTCTTCAAGGTATTGTGCCGCGCATTTTCAAGAATGTTTTCTCCGAGATTCAAAAG GAGCAAGATAACACTGGTGGCAGGCAGACAAACTATCAATTTCGGTGCTCGTTTCTTGAG GTATATGGTGAGAAAATTGGAGATCTACTCCATCCTATTCAACGAAATCTGGTG CTAAAAGATGATCCCAAAAATGGGTTTTATGTGGAGAATTTAAGCGAGGAGTACGTGAACAACTATGAGGATGTCACCCAAATTTTGATTAAG GGTTTGTCAAACAGAAAAATTGGAGCGACAAGCGTGAATTCTAAGAGCTCGAGATCCCATATCATGTTCACATGCATTATTGAGTCCTGGTGCAAG GAGACCTCATCGAAGTGCTTTGGTAGTTCAAAGACAAGTAGAATAAGTCTCGTCGACCTTGCTGGATTCGAGAGAAGCGCACCTGAGGATGCTAGCCGACAACActtgaaagaaagaaaatatataatgaaGACAATATCACAGCTAGG GAACTTGGTAAATATTCTCACTGATGGAACTCAATCAGGGAAAACTGAAGATGCTTCATATAGAAGTTCAAGTCTTACTCATGTTTTGAGAGACTCATTTGGCGGCAATGCTAAGCTCTCCATTATATGTGCCGTTTCTCCAGACAACAA AAGTAAGAGTGAAACTCTGAGTACACTCAGATTTGGACTACGGGCAAAGTTTGTAAAGAATGAACCTGTAATAAATGAGATAACAGAAGACGATGTTAACGACTTGAGTGATCAGATCCGGCAACTAAAG GAAGAACTGATGAGAGCTAAATCCAGCACATGCGACTTACTCAGCAGTGGTGGACAATTCAGAGGAGGAAATGTGCGTGAAAGCTTGAACCATTTGAGACGCAGCCTCAATCGTTCACTAATCTTACCACGAATAGACAAGGACTCTGAAACAGATCTATGTATCGACAAGGATGATGTAAAAGAACTAAAGCTTCAGATTGACAATATTCGAGTTTCTCACGACGAAAATGTAAGAGAAGATTCTGAGAATGGGGAGAGTAGCGCTCTCTTGTACTCTGCTGAAGGCTGTGAAACAGGCTTCTCCTGTGAACACTATTTGAGTTGCTCAGAAGACAGTGAGAACGAAGAAATTAATTCCTGTGAAACTCATACAAAATTGccacacctgaaaaatgttaccCAGGTGGAAGAAGTTGATCAAATTTCTAAGAACTCAATTGTGACGGATCCTTTGGCAGGAGACCTACAAGATCCTGTTTTTTCCGAATCTCCTAAAATCAAGAGTTCCCAGAGGAAAAGCTTAATTTTCTTATCAAATCATCTTTCAAATCAGAAAGATGCTATACAGACTTCCAAAAGTCTGGATGTGTTACGTCAATCACACCAACAATCTGATCTCTGTAATTCGTCTCTAAGATCCAGTACAATTTTTCCTGGCCCTACTGAGTCCTTGGCAGCTAGCCTTCACAGAGGATTACAGATCATTGACTATCACCAAAAGAACTCCGCAAAAACTAGATCATCCGCCTCCTTCTCATTTGAACACTTGGCACTCAAACCGAGCCTATCAGTTGACAAGGGCAGTACTTTTGTTGAAACCTCACCAGTAAATTGCCAATCTTCAGATCCTTCATCTGCTTCCTTTGTTTGCATAAAATGTCAAAGTCGAGAGAGTGAGGATAGTTTGAAGACACAGATAATAACAGTGGATGCATCAGAACATTCAAATGGATTGGGGATTCCAGTGACCAAG GATGTAGAGAAAGATTTAGCACTGGCTGCTGAAAGAGAGAAGGAGCTCGGCAGCAAATGCAATGAGCAAGCAGCTGAAATTGAGTATCTAAGGAAACTG CTAGAGCAACACATGTGCGAGGCTAATCAGGCTGATGTTAGAGAGTGTAACAATTCTTCCAGTTTCAGTGACACGAAGAAGCAGCTGCCACCTATCAATGAGGATGAACATGATAAGTGTCGCTCAAAAGATGTTGAAAATCAG CTTGTTGCGGCATTTCATGGCGATGAAAATCTTGATTCGGAAGTTGTGAAGGAGCAGTGTGAAATTAAAGAAGTCCAGGAAGACTTGAATCATTCTATGAAGAAATCCTTCAGTGCGGAAGAAAAAGAGGCGCTTATTAAAGAAATTGAAACATTAAAAACTCAACTGCAGATGTATACCGACACACCAACTAGAAGATCAACAGACAAGCTCAGATCTTCTTTGCTGTCCCAATCTATCCAGTTTAGAAAAAGTTGCGTAAATTCTCAAGGCATTAGTGGAGGAGAATTTGAGAAGGAAAGGCAGAAGTGGATGGAAATGGAGAGTGACTGGATATCACTGACTGATGAATTAAGAATCGATATAGAAATTAATCGTCATCGAGCGGAACAAGTTGAATTGGAGTTGAGACTAGAGAAGAAGTGCACGGAAGAGTTGGATGATGCCTTCAAAAGATCTGTCATTGGGCAAGCTAGAATGATCGAGCACTATGCAGAGCTACAGGAGACATATAATGACATAGTATTAAAGCATCGAGCGATTATGGAGAGCATAGCAGAGGTGAAAAGGGCAGCTGCTAAAGCAGGATCCAAGGGTCGCCATGGCTCTCGATTTGCTAAGGCCTTTGCAGCAGAGCTTTCTTCTTCGAGGGCTGAAAGAGAGAGGGAAAGGGAGTTACTAAAGAAGGAGAACCAAAATCTTAAAATTCAACTCAAAGATACAGCAGAAGCTGTGCATGCCGCAGGTGAACTTCTTGTTAGGTTGAGAGAAGTAGAGGAAGCAGCTTCAGTAGCTGAG GAGAAGAACACAATGATTGAGGAAGAGAAtgacaaattaaaaaaacaaatggaGAAACTGAAAAGAAAGCACAAGATGGAGATTATTACAATGAAACAGTACCTTGCACAGAGCAGGTTGCCTGAAGCTGCATTACAACGTCCCCTATATCGTGAAGACTCAGATGTAAAACACGATGATCATGTATATGATGATGATCAGGCTTGGAGGGCAGAATTTGGTGCAATTTACCAAGATCACTACTCTGGTTTTAACTGA
- the LOC140984732 gene encoding kinesin-like protein KIN-12F isoform X3 — MAKANSEVHESNRFFESITASAPFINLLQKSKVKTMPVRRNKFRSDGENVVPTDPNIQISDPPLSPSIPFFKKSALKPKESTASVIQENVSEAPDAPVKVVVRIRPVNGLGIGDTLVRKVSEESVVIAERKFTFDSVMDSNSTQEDVYRLIGAPLVKDSLSGYNTTIVAYGKTGSGKTYTMWGPPSAMIEGPSSSGLQGIVPRIFKNVFSEIQKEQDNTGGRQTNYQFRCSFLEVYGEKIGDLLHPIQRNLVLKDDPKNGFYVENLSEEYVNNYEDVTQILIKGLSNRKIGATSVNSKSSRSHIMFTCIIESWCKETSSKCFGSSKTSRISLVDLAGFERSAPEDASRQHLKERKYIMKTISQLGNLVNILTDGTQSGKTEDASYRSSSLTHVLRDSFGGNAKLSIICAVSPDNKSKSETLSTLRFGLRAKFVKNEPVINEITEDDVNDLSDQIRQLKEELMRAKSSTCDLLSSGGQFRGGNVRESLNHLRRSLNRSLILPRIDKDSETDLCIDKDDVKELKLQIDNIRVSHDENVREDSENGESSALLYSAEGCETGFSCEHYLSCSEDSENEEINSCETHTKLPHLKNVTQVEEVDQISKNSIVTDPLAGDLQDPVFSESPKIKSSQRKSLIFLSNHLSNQKDAIQTSKSLDVLRQSHQQSDLCNSSLRSSTIFPGPTESLAASLHRGLQIIDYHQKNSAKTRSSASFSFEHLALKPSLSVDKGSTFVETSPVNCQSSDPSSASFVCIKCQSRESEDSLKTQIITVDASEHSNGLGIPDVEKDLALAAEREKELGSKCNEQAAEIEYLRKLLEQHMCEANQADVRECNNSSSFSDTKKQLPPINEDEHDKCRSKDVENQLVAAFHGDENLDSEVVKEQCEIKEVQEDLNHSMKKSFSAEEKEALIKEIETLKTQLQMYTDTPTRRSTDKLRSSLLSQSIQFRKSCVNSQGISGGEFEKERQKWMEMESDWISLTDELRIDIEINRHRAEQVELELRLEKKCTEELDDAFKRSVIGQARMIEHYAELQETYNDIVLKHRAIMESIAEVKRAAAKAGSKGRHGSRFAKAFAAELSSSRAERERERELLKKENQNLKIQLKDTAEAVHAAGELLVRLREVEEAASVAEEKNTMIEEENDKLKKQMEKLKRKHKMEIITMKQYLAQSRLPEAALQRPLYREDSDVKHDDHVYDDDQAWRAEFGAIYQDHYSGFN; from the exons ATGGCGAAGGCCAATTCCGAGGTACATGAGAGCAACAGATTCTTTGAAAGCATAACAGCGTCCGCTCCTTTCATAAATTTGCTTCAGAAATCGAAAGTAAAGACAATGCCAGTACGCCGGAATAAATTCAGATCTGATGGTGAAAACGTTGTCCCGACTGATCCCAACATTCAGATCAGCGATCCTCCACTGTCCCCTTCAATCCCATTCTTCAAAAAATCAGCATTAAAACCCAAAGAATCCACCGCATCTGTGATTCAAGAAAATGTGTCTGAAGCTCCAGATGCACCGGTCAAG GTTGTGGTAAGGATTAGGCCGGTGAATGGTCTTGGAATTGGAGATACTTTGGTCAGAAAAGTTTCAGAGGAATCGGTGGTTATTGCTGAAAGGAAGTTTACATTTGACTCGGTGATGGACTCAAATTCAACTCAG GAGGACGTCTACCGATTGATTGGTGCTCCTTTGGTCAAGGATTCTCTATCAGGTTATAACACAACAATTGTGGCTTATGGAAAG ACTGGAAGTGGGAAGACTTATACTATGTGGGGACCCCCAAGTGCAATGATTGAAGGTCCGTCATCAAGTGGTCTTCAAGGTATTGTGCCGCGCATTTTCAAGAATGTTTTCTCCGAGATTCAAAAG GAGCAAGATAACACTGGTGGCAGGCAGACAAACTATCAATTTCGGTGCTCGTTTCTTGAG GTATATGGTGAGAAAATTGGAGATCTACTCCATCCTATTCAACGAAATCTGGTG CTAAAAGATGATCCCAAAAATGGGTTTTATGTGGAGAATTTAAGCGAGGAGTACGTGAACAACTATGAGGATGTCACCCAAATTTTGATTAAG GGTTTGTCAAACAGAAAAATTGGAGCGACAAGCGTGAATTCTAAGAGCTCGAGATCCCATATCATGTTCACATGCATTATTGAGTCCTGGTGCAAG GAGACCTCATCGAAGTGCTTTGGTAGTTCAAAGACAAGTAGAATAAGTCTCGTCGACCTTGCTGGATTCGAGAGAAGCGCACCTGAGGATGCTAGCCGACAACActtgaaagaaagaaaatatataatgaaGACAATATCACAGCTAGG GAACTTGGTAAATATTCTCACTGATGGAACTCAATCAGGGAAAACTGAAGATGCTTCATATAGAAGTTCAAGTCTTACTCATGTTTTGAGAGACTCATTTGGCGGCAATGCTAAGCTCTCCATTATATGTGCCGTTTCTCCAGACAACAA AAGTAAGAGTGAAACTCTGAGTACACTCAGATTTGGACTACGGGCAAAGTTTGTAAAGAATGAACCTGTAATAAATGAGATAACAGAAGACGATGTTAACGACTTGAGTGATCAGATCCGGCAACTAAAG GAAGAACTGATGAGAGCTAAATCCAGCACATGCGACTTACTCAGCAGTGGTGGACAATTCAGAGGAGGAAATGTGCGTGAAAGCTTGAACCATTTGAGACGCAGCCTCAATCGTTCACTAATCTTACCACGAATAGACAAGGACTCTGAAACAGATCTATGTATCGACAAGGATGATGTAAAAGAACTAAAGCTTCAGATTGACAATATTCGAGTTTCTCACGACGAAAATGTAAGAGAAGATTCTGAGAATGGGGAGAGTAGCGCTCTCTTGTACTCTGCTGAAGGCTGTGAAACAGGCTTCTCCTGTGAACACTATTTGAGTTGCTCAGAAGACAGTGAGAACGAAGAAATTAATTCCTGTGAAACTCATACAAAATTGccacacctgaaaaatgttaccCAGGTGGAAGAAGTTGATCAAATTTCTAAGAACTCAATTGTGACGGATCCTTTGGCAGGAGACCTACAAGATCCTGTTTTTTCCGAATCTCCTAAAATCAAGAGTTCCCAGAGGAAAAGCTTAATTTTCTTATCAAATCATCTTTCAAATCAGAAAGATGCTATACAGACTTCCAAAAGTCTGGATGTGTTACGTCAATCACACCAACAATCTGATCTCTGTAATTCGTCTCTAAGATCCAGTACAATTTTTCCTGGCCCTACTGAGTCCTTGGCAGCTAGCCTTCACAGAGGATTACAGATCATTGACTATCACCAAAAGAACTCCGCAAAAACTAGATCATCCGCCTCCTTCTCATTTGAACACTTGGCACTCAAACCGAGCCTATCAGTTGACAAGGGCAGTACTTTTGTTGAAACCTCACCAGTAAATTGCCAATCTTCAGATCCTTCATCTGCTTCCTTTGTTTGCATAAAATGTCAAAGTCGAGAGAGTGAGGATAGTTTGAAGACACAGATAATAACAGTGGATGCATCAGAACATTCAAATGGATTGGGGATTCCA GATGTAGAGAAAGATTTAGCACTGGCTGCTGAAAGAGAGAAGGAGCTCGGCAGCAAATGCAATGAGCAAGCAGCTGAAATTGAGTATCTAAGGAAACTG CTAGAGCAACACATGTGCGAGGCTAATCAGGCTGATGTTAGAGAGTGTAACAATTCTTCCAGTTTCAGTGACACGAAGAAGCAGCTGCCACCTATCAATGAGGATGAACATGATAAGTGTCGCTCAAAAGATGTTGAAAATCAG CTTGTTGCGGCATTTCATGGCGATGAAAATCTTGATTCGGAAGTTGTGAAGGAGCAGTGTGAAATTAAAGAAGTCCAGGAAGACTTGAATCATTCTATGAAGAAATCCTTCAGTGCGGAAGAAAAAGAGGCGCTTATTAAAGAAATTGAAACATTAAAAACTCAACTGCAGATGTATACCGACACACCAACTAGAAGATCAACAGACAAGCTCAGATCTTCTTTGCTGTCCCAATCTATCCAGTTTAGAAAAAGTTGCGTAAATTCTCAAGGCATTAGTGGAGGAGAATTTGAGAAGGAAAGGCAGAAGTGGATGGAAATGGAGAGTGACTGGATATCACTGACTGATGAATTAAGAATCGATATAGAAATTAATCGTCATCGAGCGGAACAAGTTGAATTGGAGTTGAGACTAGAGAAGAAGTGCACGGAAGAGTTGGATGATGCCTTCAAAAGATCTGTCATTGGGCAAGCTAGAATGATCGAGCACTATGCAGAGCTACAGGAGACATATAATGACATAGTATTAAAGCATCGAGCGATTATGGAGAGCATAGCAGAGGTGAAAAGGGCAGCTGCTAAAGCAGGATCCAAGGGTCGCCATGGCTCTCGATTTGCTAAGGCCTTTGCAGCAGAGCTTTCTTCTTCGAGGGCTGAAAGAGAGAGGGAAAGGGAGTTACTAAAGAAGGAGAACCAAAATCTTAAAATTCAACTCAAAGATACAGCAGAAGCTGTGCATGCCGCAGGTGAACTTCTTGTTAGGTTGAGAGAAGTAGAGGAAGCAGCTTCAGTAGCTGAG GAGAAGAACACAATGATTGAGGAAGAGAAtgacaaattaaaaaaacaaatggaGAAACTGAAAAGAAAGCACAAGATGGAGATTATTACAATGAAACAGTACCTTGCACAGAGCAGGTTGCCTGAAGCTGCATTACAACGTCCCCTATATCGTGAAGACTCAGATGTAAAACACGATGATCATGTATATGATGATGATCAGGCTTGGAGGGCAGAATTTGGTGCAATTTACCAAGATCACTACTCTGGTTTTAACTGA
- the LOC140984732 gene encoding kinesin-like protein KIN-12F isoform X2, producing the protein MAKANSEVHESNRFFESITASAPFINLLQKSKVKTMPVRRNKFRSDGENVVPTDPNIQISDPPLSPSIPFFKKSALKPKESTASVIQENVSEAPDAPVKVVVRIRPVNGLGIGDTLVRKVSEESVVIAERKFTFDSVMDSNSTQEDVYRLIGAPLVKDSLSGYNTTIVAYGKTGSGKTYTMWGPPSAMIEGPSSSGLQGIVPRIFKNVFSEIQKEQDNTGGRQTNYQFRCSFLEVYGEKIGDLLHPIQRNLLKDDPKNGFYVENLSEEYVNNYEDVTQILIKGLSNRKIGATSVNSKSSRSHIMFTCIIESWCKETSSKCFGSSKTSRISLVDLAGFERSAPEDASRQHLKERKYIMKTISQLGNLVNILTDGTQSGKTEDASYRSSSLTHVLRDSFGGNAKLSIICAVSPDNKSKSETLSTLRFGLRAKFVKNEPVINEITEDDVNDLSDQIRQLKEELMRAKSSTCDLLSSGGQFRGGNVRESLNHLRRSLNRSLILPRIDKDSETDLCIDKDDVKELKLQIDNIRVSHDENVREDSENGESSALLYSAEGCETGFSCEHYLSCSEDSENEEINSCETHTKLPHLKNVTQVEEVDQISKNSIVTDPLAGDLQDPVFSESPKIKSSQRKSLIFLSNHLSNQKDAIQTSKSLDVLRQSHQQSDLCNSSLRSSTIFPGPTESLAASLHRGLQIIDYHQKNSAKTRSSASFSFEHLALKPSLSVDKGSTFVETSPVNCQSSDPSSASFVCIKCQSRESEDSLKTQIITVDASEHSNGLGIPVTKDVEKDLALAAEREKELGSKCNEQAAEIEYLRKLLEQHMCEANQADVRECNNSSSFSDTKKQLPPINEDEHDKCRSKDVENQLVAAFHGDENLDSEVVKEQCEIKEVQEDLNHSMKKSFSAEEKEALIKEIETLKTQLQMYTDTPTRRSTDKLRSSLLSQSIQFRKSCVNSQGISGGEFEKERQKWMEMESDWISLTDELRIDIEINRHRAEQVELELRLEKKCTEELDDAFKRSVIGQARMIEHYAELQETYNDIVLKHRAIMESIAEVKRAAAKAGSKGRHGSRFAKAFAAELSSSRAERERERELLKKENQNLKIQLKDTAEAVHAAGELLVRLREVEEAASVAEEKNTMIEEENDKLKKQMEKLKRKHKMEIITMKQYLAQSRLPEAALQRPLYREDSDVKHDDHVYDDDQAWRAEFGAIYQDHYSGFN; encoded by the exons ATGGCGAAGGCCAATTCCGAGGTACATGAGAGCAACAGATTCTTTGAAAGCATAACAGCGTCCGCTCCTTTCATAAATTTGCTTCAGAAATCGAAAGTAAAGACAATGCCAGTACGCCGGAATAAATTCAGATCTGATGGTGAAAACGTTGTCCCGACTGATCCCAACATTCAGATCAGCGATCCTCCACTGTCCCCTTCAATCCCATTCTTCAAAAAATCAGCATTAAAACCCAAAGAATCCACCGCATCTGTGATTCAAGAAAATGTGTCTGAAGCTCCAGATGCACCGGTCAAG GTTGTGGTAAGGATTAGGCCGGTGAATGGTCTTGGAATTGGAGATACTTTGGTCAGAAAAGTTTCAGAGGAATCGGTGGTTATTGCTGAAAGGAAGTTTACATTTGACTCGGTGATGGACTCAAATTCAACTCAG GAGGACGTCTACCGATTGATTGGTGCTCCTTTGGTCAAGGATTCTCTATCAGGTTATAACACAACAATTGTGGCTTATGGAAAG ACTGGAAGTGGGAAGACTTATACTATGTGGGGACCCCCAAGTGCAATGATTGAAGGTCCGTCATCAAGTGGTCTTCAAGGTATTGTGCCGCGCATTTTCAAGAATGTTTTCTCCGAGATTCAAAAG GAGCAAGATAACACTGGTGGCAGGCAGACAAACTATCAATTTCGGTGCTCGTTTCTTGAG GTATATGGTGAGAAAATTGGAGATCTACTCCATCCTATTCAACGAAATCTG CTAAAAGATGATCCCAAAAATGGGTTTTATGTGGAGAATTTAAGCGAGGAGTACGTGAACAACTATGAGGATGTCACCCAAATTTTGATTAAG GGTTTGTCAAACAGAAAAATTGGAGCGACAAGCGTGAATTCTAAGAGCTCGAGATCCCATATCATGTTCACATGCATTATTGAGTCCTGGTGCAAG GAGACCTCATCGAAGTGCTTTGGTAGTTCAAAGACAAGTAGAATAAGTCTCGTCGACCTTGCTGGATTCGAGAGAAGCGCACCTGAGGATGCTAGCCGACAACActtgaaagaaagaaaatatataatgaaGACAATATCACAGCTAGG GAACTTGGTAAATATTCTCACTGATGGAACTCAATCAGGGAAAACTGAAGATGCTTCATATAGAAGTTCAAGTCTTACTCATGTTTTGAGAGACTCATTTGGCGGCAATGCTAAGCTCTCCATTATATGTGCCGTTTCTCCAGACAACAA AAGTAAGAGTGAAACTCTGAGTACACTCAGATTTGGACTACGGGCAAAGTTTGTAAAGAATGAACCTGTAATAAATGAGATAACAGAAGACGATGTTAACGACTTGAGTGATCAGATCCGGCAACTAAAG GAAGAACTGATGAGAGCTAAATCCAGCACATGCGACTTACTCAGCAGTGGTGGACAATTCAGAGGAGGAAATGTGCGTGAAAGCTTGAACCATTTGAGACGCAGCCTCAATCGTTCACTAATCTTACCACGAATAGACAAGGACTCTGAAACAGATCTATGTATCGACAAGGATGATGTAAAAGAACTAAAGCTTCAGATTGACAATATTCGAGTTTCTCACGACGAAAATGTAAGAGAAGATTCTGAGAATGGGGAGAGTAGCGCTCTCTTGTACTCTGCTGAAGGCTGTGAAACAGGCTTCTCCTGTGAACACTATTTGAGTTGCTCAGAAGACAGTGAGAACGAAGAAATTAATTCCTGTGAAACTCATACAAAATTGccacacctgaaaaatgttaccCAGGTGGAAGAAGTTGATCAAATTTCTAAGAACTCAATTGTGACGGATCCTTTGGCAGGAGACCTACAAGATCCTGTTTTTTCCGAATCTCCTAAAATCAAGAGTTCCCAGAGGAAAAGCTTAATTTTCTTATCAAATCATCTTTCAAATCAGAAAGATGCTATACAGACTTCCAAAAGTCTGGATGTGTTACGTCAATCACACCAACAATCTGATCTCTGTAATTCGTCTCTAAGATCCAGTACAATTTTTCCTGGCCCTACTGAGTCCTTGGCAGCTAGCCTTCACAGAGGATTACAGATCATTGACTATCACCAAAAGAACTCCGCAAAAACTAGATCATCCGCCTCCTTCTCATTTGAACACTTGGCACTCAAACCGAGCCTATCAGTTGACAAGGGCAGTACTTTTGTTGAAACCTCACCAGTAAATTGCCAATCTTCAGATCCTTCATCTGCTTCCTTTGTTTGCATAAAATGTCAAAGTCGAGAGAGTGAGGATAGTTTGAAGACACAGATAATAACAGTGGATGCATCAGAACATTCAAATGGATTGGGGATTCCAGTGACCAAG GATGTAGAGAAAGATTTAGCACTGGCTGCTGAAAGAGAGAAGGAGCTCGGCAGCAAATGCAATGAGCAAGCAGCTGAAATTGAGTATCTAAGGAAACTG CTAGAGCAACACATGTGCGAGGCTAATCAGGCTGATGTTAGAGAGTGTAACAATTCTTCCAGTTTCAGTGACACGAAGAAGCAGCTGCCACCTATCAATGAGGATGAACATGATAAGTGTCGCTCAAAAGATGTTGAAAATCAG CTTGTTGCGGCATTTCATGGCGATGAAAATCTTGATTCGGAAGTTGTGAAGGAGCAGTGTGAAATTAAAGAAGTCCAGGAAGACTTGAATCATTCTATGAAGAAATCCTTCAGTGCGGAAGAAAAAGAGGCGCTTATTAAAGAAATTGAAACATTAAAAACTCAACTGCAGATGTATACCGACACACCAACTAGAAGATCAACAGACAAGCTCAGATCTTCTTTGCTGTCCCAATCTATCCAGTTTAGAAAAAGTTGCGTAAATTCTCAAGGCATTAGTGGAGGAGAATTTGAGAAGGAAAGGCAGAAGTGGATGGAAATGGAGAGTGACTGGATATCACTGACTGATGAATTAAGAATCGATATAGAAATTAATCGTCATCGAGCGGAACAAGTTGAATTGGAGTTGAGACTAGAGAAGAAGTGCACGGAAGAGTTGGATGATGCCTTCAAAAGATCTGTCATTGGGCAAGCTAGAATGATCGAGCACTATGCAGAGCTACAGGAGACATATAATGACATAGTATTAAAGCATCGAGCGATTATGGAGAGCATAGCAGAGGTGAAAAGGGCAGCTGCTAAAGCAGGATCCAAGGGTCGCCATGGCTCTCGATTTGCTAAGGCCTTTGCAGCAGAGCTTTCTTCTTCGAGGGCTGAAAGAGAGAGGGAAAGGGAGTTACTAAAGAAGGAGAACCAAAATCTTAAAATTCAACTCAAAGATACAGCAGAAGCTGTGCATGCCGCAGGTGAACTTCTTGTTAGGTTGAGAGAAGTAGAGGAAGCAGCTTCAGTAGCTGAG GAGAAGAACACAATGATTGAGGAAGAGAAtgacaaattaaaaaaacaaatggaGAAACTGAAAAGAAAGCACAAGATGGAGATTATTACAATGAAACAGTACCTTGCACAGAGCAGGTTGCCTGAAGCTGCATTACAACGTCCCCTATATCGTGAAGACTCAGATGTAAAACACGATGATCATGTATATGATGATGATCAGGCTTGGAGGGCAGAATTTGGTGCAATTTACCAAGATCACTACTCTGGTTTTAACTGA